The Nostoc sp. TCL26-01 sequence CACCCTCACCATAAGTCTGTTTGAGCAGTGCCACCAGTTCCTCAACATCAGAGAACTCTTGAAACTGACCCAAATCACCGTAAGCAGCCACCAGATAAAAAGCACGGAGAGCCTTTAAAATCATGTGCTTGCGTTGAGTCGAATTAAAACTGAGCAGATAGCGGAGTAAAACACCATCAGGACTATCAGCAGCAGGACGATAGCGAAAGAAAAAATCAACAGATTCTGGCTCACTCATAAAAGTACGGTTAATCGATAGAATTGTGACCTTTTATAAATTTTCATTCTCATTAATTCCTAATAAGCTTTTTTGAGAAGGAGTAAAAATCAGTGAAAAACGGGCTGATGAAAAAAAGTGATAAAAAATCGCTAAAATCATTAACTGGTATAGATTTGAGAGAAAAAGGCAACAAAACGGGTGTTGAAAGAAAAACAGGGGTGAAACAGTCATTGTCAAAAAAATAGTAAAATTGTGGCAATGACAGTCAAAAAATTGAAATAAATTGGTAAACCATGTCAAAAACTAGGTAAATTTTTGACAAGCCAAAAAAGCCTTATTGAAGGCATTTCTCAAAAAAGCTCACCCATGTCAAAAAATACCATAATTATGACAGTCATTGTCAAAATCATAGAAAAAATTGACATACAATGCCAAAAAAGTAGAATATTTTGGCAAGAGTTGAGTGAAAAATTCCGAGTAGGGTGTAGTGGGACAATCTACTAAAAAAGGGTGATTCATCAAGTACCATTGACTAGTGTACCCACTACACCTTTTTGCCCTGCGGGTGGCTTGCGCCATCTCTCCCTGCGGTCGAGACAAAAAGGCTACGTGGGGTCTGCGACGCATTATCCTGATTCACTCATGAAGCAGCATGGCTTACGCGATTGCTCGAATTAAAAAACTCAAGCGCAGCAATTTAGCAGGCAGTGAAGCGCACACAGCTCGTGAACGAGAGACACCCAACGCCGACCGCAGCAAAAAAAATATCAGATTTATTGGTAACAATTCATCAACAGAGACATTAGATCAGCTGGTAATCGACAAGATAGGACAACAGCAACGGAAGATTCGCCCTGATGCAGTGTATGCCGTAGAAATTTTGCTCACCGCCAGTCCGGAGTATTTTAGACCAGACTGCCCAACGAAAGCAGGATATTACGAAGCTGATAAAGTACGCGCATGGCTGTTTGCATCTCAGCAGTGGCTACAGGATAATTACGGCTCACGCATTGTCAGAGCCGAACTGCACTTAGATGAAGCCACACCCCACATCCATGCTTACTTTGTCCCCTTAGATGACAATGGACAACTCAGAGCCAAACACTTCTTCGACGGTCGGCAGAAAATGAGGCAGTTCCAAGATTCCTACTCCGCCGCTACAGAACATCTAGGGTTAGAGCGTGGGATTAAAGGCAGTAAAGCCCAACACCAGGACATCAAAGACTTTTACAGCATAGTCAACGCCGGCATAGAACCCAACAGCTTTCTCACCCAGTCCCAAATGCAAGCCAAAGCTGCCGACCGGGAGAGAGCGCAAACCAGGAAACAGGAACTAGAACGCACTGCCAAAGCTTTAGTACAAGAGAATGAACTGTTACAACAGCGAATTCAAGAATTAGAAGCCTCTAAAAATCAGTGGTTACAGCAAGCAACCTTACTGAGAGAGTTGGCATTAGAAGATGTGGCATGGCAGTTAGGATTAGACCGTGACCACAGCCAAGCGAATAGATGGAAGGGTCACGGTCACATCATTAATATAGATAAATCAAAATTTTACGACTTTGCCCCTGGTCATCAAAAAGGTGGCGGTGGTGCGATTGACTTGGTAATGCACGTCAATGACTGCGATTTTAAAAAAGCGATCTCCTGGTTACATGACCGATTTGGAGAATCGGGAGTGATGAGGGCAGCCATAGCCAAAACTCAAAAAGAAGTAATTGAGATTGCCCAACAACAACCAAGACCCCAATTTACACCCCCGGTAGCAGATGAAAATCAATGGCTCTCAGTGCAGAACTACTTAACTAAAAAAAGAGGACTGCCTAATTATTTGGTGTCAGCCTTGAAAGAGTCAGGATTACTGTATGCCGACGAGCGAAAAAATGCTGTGTTTGGGATGCGTTCTCTGACTGGGGAAGTTATGGGTGCATTTGTGCGCGGCACAGTAGGAGAAGATAACACCTTCATGGGTTATGCCAAAGGGACAAAACGGGCTGATTGTTGGTTTTATCTTCGGCTGGGTGTCCAAGCCAGCGATGAAAACGATGAAATTCAGAGAGTGATTTTGTGTAAATCTCCCATTGATACCCTGTCAGTGGCAGCACTGGAGATGGAGATACACAATGGAGAACCCCCAGACAGAACCATGTATTTGGCAGTGGATAGCCCCCAGTCCTTACCGTTAGAGTTTCTCCTCTCAATCAAGCGAATTGGAGTGACTTTTGATAATGATGAGTTGGGGAATGAAGCGGCTCATGCTGTCAAGGAGTTGCTGCCACAGGCGAAAATCGTTATGCCTGACGAATCTGATTGGAATCAGCAGCTTTTGGCTCTCCTGGAACGGGAGAGATTAGAACAAAAACCACGTTCAAGGGGGTTAAGGCGTTGATTGAATTCAGTAGCCGGACGAACTCTTGACCGCTTCGCTCGAATAAGCGGTGGCTCTTACGGGCATGGAGATTTTGGTGAGGCCAATTAGATATGCTCCCCCGCAAGAGCCACTCCGCTTCGCCGCTTATTCGTCAAGAGTTCTTAAACCTCGGAATTTTGGAAATATACTAAAAAACTTTCCGCCAAAGATGGCGTACTGTACGTCAGAAAAAGATGGATTAGCAAGCTTAAAAGCTTTTAAGCGAATTTCCCAACAATTGACCAATTATTGGGAGCAAATGGGAGACTTCTTATAAGTATTGGAAACTGTTTGGATTTATTGGGAATTTTTGAGCTAATGAGAATTTTGTGACTGGATGACGTAAAAGATGTAAGAAGGTAAGAAAAAATTGGAGAATTGGGAGATATTGTCGAGATATTGGGAGATGTTGAATGTAGTTGGTGAGAATTGGGAAAATGGATGTTTTGTCGAAATTTTTTCTCAGATGCACGAATTTAATCAAATCAATAAACAAGTGCCAAAACTGTAATATTTATTGATAAATGTGTCAATAATCAAGGTTTGGGCGGTTTATCTTGAGAGTAATTATCAATTAGATAGACAAAAAAAGGGTCAAAAACAGGGAAAAATTATTTTTTTGGATTTTGTTTTTTAATGTTGAGTCTTGGTTCTGTTTCAAGCCGAATGCTCAACGTTCAATTTGTTTGTGAACAGCTACGATAGCCAAGCGATCGCGCACCTTGTGGTCAACCTAATCCAAGATAAAATCAGGAACGAAAAAATGAAATTGATGATGAGCCAGGGGTAAGGTATGGAAGTCAAAAGCGAAGTGACAATAAAATTTAGTGGCGAACTACCAACAGCCACGCCAGCCGAGAACAAGAAAGTTGCAATCGAGTTGACCGATCAGAACGGCATAGTCTTCACTGCTCAAGTTAATGCAAAAAGTTGGCGCAAGGCTGAAACTAGCGCCTCGGAATTTGCAGACTGGGCTGGGGCTGTATCGGGCAAGCTTGGTGTGCGAACAGAAAACGGCTTTGAGATCATTGACGCAGGAATTCAGCTTTTTGAAAAGAAGGCGAAGGAGGTAAAACCAGACGTGGGCGCTGCTGTATCTGAAGCTGGCGTTTCTTCATGACCACATACAACAAAACCCTACTCCTTCACTGCGAGCGTGTTTGGTGTGGGGTTGTTGGGGGCTGAACAGGCTGAGTTTGGGTTTTGGGTTGAGCTTTCTTGACTGGTTTACTTTGAGGTTGCGGTTT is a genomic window containing:
- the mobV gene encoding MobV family relaxase, translating into MAYAIARIKKLKRSNLAGSEAHTARERETPNADRSKKNIRFIGNNSSTETLDQLVIDKIGQQQRKIRPDAVYAVEILLTASPEYFRPDCPTKAGYYEADKVRAWLFASQQWLQDNYGSRIVRAELHLDEATPHIHAYFVPLDDNGQLRAKHFFDGRQKMRQFQDSYSAATEHLGLERGIKGSKAQHQDIKDFYSIVNAGIEPNSFLTQSQMQAKAADRERAQTRKQELERTAKALVQENELLQQRIQELEASKNQWLQQATLLRELALEDVAWQLGLDRDHSQANRWKGHGHIINIDKSKFYDFAPGHQKGGGGAIDLVMHVNDCDFKKAISWLHDRFGESGVMRAAIAKTQKEVIEIAQQQPRPQFTPPVADENQWLSVQNYLTKKRGLPNYLVSALKESGLLYADERKNAVFGMRSLTGEVMGAFVRGTVGEDNTFMGYAKGTKRADCWFYLRLGVQASDENDEIQRVILCKSPIDTLSVAALEMEIHNGEPPDRTMYLAVDSPQSLPLEFLLSIKRIGVTFDNDELGNEAAHAVKELLPQAKIVMPDESDWNQQLLALLERERLEQKPRSRGLRR